A genomic segment from Salvia splendens isolate huo1 chromosome 13, SspV2, whole genome shotgun sequence encodes:
- the LOC121761024 gene encoding factor of DNA methylation 1-like, with translation MGSSSEEELDVSDSEINEYKEKPYELLKAGTYKVQCTNGFFRCPFCAGKKKQDYQYSHLFQHAIGVTKGAASAKQKANHLALATFLEHDLANEAEPLPQQSAPLPASKPEKSELYCWPWVGIVANIQDESKCGGCADIRGYWLNKFSRYKPIDIEMFWDDHQQNAQAVLSFDNNWFGFKNAMEFEKSFEADGRSKKEWDKERTSPGPNLYGWFAREDDYYSRGLVGEFLCRNGELKTIADLVQEAINDRNRIVVNLVSEIDSKNENLGQLQIKCNEKTLSLSRMLEEKAELNRSFYEETRKMQCLAREHIKRVMDEREMLNMELVNKKKRLDSWSRELKNREALTERERQKLEEEKKKNDMRNSSLQLASEEQSKADKNVLKLVAEQKKEKEEALKKVLELERNLAEKQTLEMEIQELKGKLDVMKHMGGDDDAAVQQKMKEFNDLLQEKRENLESMEDLNQVLIVKERQRNDELQEARKELIAGLAEMLSSSRVNIGIKKMGELDEKAFENACKQRYSPEEADIKAAELCSLWQEKLKNQDWHPFQNADDQYVLNEDDEVLVQLKEEWGDEVYEAVGTALKEIEAYNASGRYVVQELWNFKENRKATLKEVISYIFKQLKNLKRKRN, from the exons ATGGGAAGCAGCTCAGAAGAAGAATTGGACGTTAGTGATTCGGAGATCAATGAATATAAAGAGAAACCGTATGAACTGCTTAAGGCGGGTACTTATAAAGTACAGTGCACAAACGGTTTTTTCAGATGCCCTTTTTGTGCTGGTAAGAAGAAACAAGATTATCAGTATAGTCATCTTTTTCAGCATGCAATTGGAGTAACTAAGGGCGCAGCCAGTGCAAAGCAGAAAGCTAACCATCTAGCGCTAGCTACTTTCTTGGAACATGACCTGGCTAATGAGGCTGAGCCGCTGCCTCAACAATCAGCCCCTTTACCTGCTTCTAAACCTGAGAAGAGTGAGCTTTATTGCTGGCCTTGGGTGGGTATAGTTGCTAACATACAAGATGAGTCAAAGTGTGGTGGATGTGCTGATATCCGTGGTTACTGGCTGAATAAATTCTCCAGATACAAGCCTATAGACATTGAGATGTTCTGGGACGACCATCAGCAAAATGCACAAGCTGTTCTGAGCTTTGATAATAATTGGTTTGGGTTCAAGAATGCAATGGAGTTTGAGAAGTCATTTGAAGCTGATGGTCGAAGCAAGAAGGAATGGGACAAAGAAAGAACTTCTCCAGGTCCTAATCTATATGGGTGGTTTGCTCGTGAAGATGATTACTATTCTAGAGGACTTGTGGGAGAATTTCTTTGCAGGAATGGAGAGTTGAAGACAATTGCTGACCTCGTGCAAGAAGCAATCAATGATAGGAACAGAATTGTTGTGAATCTGGTCAGTGAGATTGACTCAAAGAATGAAAATCTTGGTCAATTGCAGATCAAATGCAATGAGAAGACATTGTCACTGAGTAGGATGCTTGAAGAGAAAGCTGAACTTAATCGTTCCTTCTATGAAG AAACTAGAAAAATGCAATGCCTTGCTCGTGAACACATTAAGAGAGTTATGGATGAGCGAGAGATGTTAAACATGGAGCTGGTGAACAAAAAGAAAAGGCTTGATTCTTGGAGCAGAGAACTCAAAAACCGTGAGGCGTTAACTGAACGCGAGAGGCAAAAGcttgaagaagagaagaaaaag AATGATATGagaaacagttcccttcaattGGCTTCGGAGGAGCAAAGCAAAGCTGACAAGAATGTGCTGAAGCTAGTTGCAGAACAAAAG aaagagaaagaagaggcTCTAAAAAAGGTTCTTGAGCTAGAGAGAAATTTAGCTGAAAAGCAAACACTGGAAATGGAAATTCAAGAACTTAAAGGAAAGTTGGACGTGATGAAACATATGGGAGGTGATGACGATGCAGCTGTTCAGCAAAAGATGAAGGAGTTCAATGATCTCCTAcaggaaaagagagagaatttggAGAGCATGGAAGATTTAAACCAGGTGTTAATAGTTAAAGAGCGGCAAAGAAATGATGAGCTGCAAGAGGCTCGCAAGGAACTAATTGCG GGTTTGGCTGAAATGCTGAGCAGTAGCCGTGTTAATATTGGGATAAAAAAAATGGGTGAACTCGACGAGAAAGCCTTCGAGAATGCATGTAAGCAAAGATACTCACCTGAAGAAGCAGATATCAAGGCTGCCGAACTCTGCTCCTTATGGcaagaaaagttgaaaaatcaGGACTGGCACCCATTCCAGAATGCTGATGATCAG TATGTGCTGAATGAGGACGACGAAGTGCTAGTCCAGCTCAAGGAAGAATGGGGAGATGAAGTCTACGAAGCCGTTGGTACAGCATTGAAGGAGATCGAAGCGTACAACGCAAGTGGGCGTTATGTGGTGCAGGAGCTGTGGAATTTTAAGGAAAACAGGAAGGCCACTCTGAAGGAAGTGATCAGTTACATTTTCAAGCAGTTGAAGAATCTCAAGCGCAAGAGAAATTAA